The genomic interval CGCTCACCGCCAGGATCAAGCATGCCGGCGCCATCTTCATGGGGCGCCAGACCTGCGAGTCGCTGGGCGACTACTGCGCCGGCCCCAATCACGTGCTGCCGACTTCGCGCACCGCGCGCTTCTCCTCGCCGCTGGGGGTCTACGATTTCCAGAAACGTTCGAGCCTGATCATGGTTTCTCCCACCGGCGCGCAAACCATGGGCAAAATCGCCTCGACCCTGGCTTACGGCGAAGGTCTGCAGGCCCACGCTCGTTCCGCCGAGTACCGGATGAAGGGTTCCTGATCCTGTCATGAGTCGCTACTGGAGTGCCGTCGTTCACGGCCTGACCCCTTATGTGCCGGGCGAGCAGCCCAAGCTGCCGAATCTCGTCAAGCTCAACACCAACGAGAATCCCTATGGCCCCAGCCCGCGTGCGCTGGAGGCTATGCGCGGCGAAGTTGGAGAGAACCTGCGCCTCTATCCCGACCCCTCCGCCGATCGCCTCAGACAGGCGGTGGCCGATTTTTACGGCGTGACGCCGCAGCAGGTGTTCGTCGGCAACGGTTCCGACGAGGTGCTGGCGCACACCTTCCAGGCGCTGCTCAAGCACGAAGCTCCTTTGCTGTTTCCGGACATCAGCTACAGTTTTTACCCGGTGTACTGCGGCCTGTACGGCATCGAGTACCAGACGGTAGCGCTGAGCGATAAATTCGAAATTCGCGTCGATGATTATTTCCGCCCCAACGGCGGGATTATTTTTCCCAATCCCAACGCGCCGACCGGTATGGCTCTGCCTCTGGCGGATATCGAGCGCCTGCTGGAGTCCAACAAAGACTCTGTGGTGGTGGTCGACGAGGCTTACGTCGATTTCGGCGCCGAGTCGGCTGTCGCGCTGGTGGATCGTTATCCACAGTTGCTGGTGATTCACACCCTATCCAAATCGCGTTCCCTGGCGGGGTTGCGCGTGGGCTATGCCATTGGTCACCCCGACCTGATCGAGGCGCTGATCAGGGTCAAGGATAGCTTCAACTCCTACCCGCTGGACCGTTGCGCCATCGCCGGCGCCGCGGCGGCGATCGAGGACCGCGCCTATTTCGAATCCACCTGCGCCAGGGTGATAGCCACCCGCGCCAGGCTGGTGAACGAACTCGAAGCGCTAGGCCTGGAAGTGTTGTCCTCAGCCGCTAACTTCGTGTTCGCGCGCCACGCCCGGCGCGATGGAGCCGAACTCACCGCCAGACTGCGCGAGCGCAGCATCATCGTGCGCCATTTCAAATCGCCGTCTCGCATTGCGCCGTTCATGCGCATCACGGTTGGAACGGATGGGCAATGCGATGCGCTGCTCCATGCCTTAGGGGAAATTCTCCGGGGCTGAGCGATTTTCTTCAGGTCCGATAGGCTCCTAGGTTAGAATGGAAAAAATTTCAGCCAGTTATCTTATGCGCACAGCTCAAGTTACCCGCAATACCCTTGAAACCCAGGTCAGCGTCAGCCTCAACCTGGATGGCAACGGCCAGGTCAAGCTCGCCAGCGGCGTGCCTTTTCTCGACCACATGCTGGACCAGATCGCCCGCCACGGGCTGATGGATCTGGACGTGTCGGCCAAGGGCGACCTGCACATCGACGCGCACCACACTGTGGAAGATATCGGCATCACCCTCGGTCAGGCCTTTGCTCAGGCGATCGGCGACAAGAAGGGCGTGCGTCGCTACGGCCATGCCTACGTGCCGCTGGATGAGGCATTGTCGCGCGTGGTGCTGGACCTTTCCGGACGGCCAGGGCTGGTGTTCGAAGTGGATTTCACGCGCGCCCGCATCGGCGAATTCGACGCCGATCTGGTACGTGAATTTTTCCAGGGCTTCGTCAACCATGCCGGCGTGACGCTGCACGTGGATTGCCTGCGCGGCGTCAATGCGCATCACCAGGCGGAAACGGTGTTCAAAGCCTTCGGCCGTGCCTTGCGCATGGCGGTGGAGCCGGACGCGCGCATGGCCGGCGTGATGCCTTCGACCAAGGGAAGCCTCTAAACATGGGCGCCGATGTAGCCATCATCGATTACGGCATGGGAAATCTGCGCTCCGTTTCCAAGGCGTTCGAACACGTGGCGCCGATGGCCAGCGTGGTCGTGACGGCCGACCCGGAAGTGATCCTCGGTGCCGCGCGCGTGGTGTTCCCCGGCCAGGGCGCGGCACCGGACTGCATGCGCGAAATCGAGGCGCGCGGCTTGCGTGAGGTCATTACGCAGGCTGCCCGCAGCAAACCGTTTCTCGGCATCTGCATGGGGCAGCAGGTGTTGTTCGAACACAGCGAGGAAGGTGACACGCCCTGCCTGGGCATCCTTCCCGGACGGGTGCTGCGTTTCCCCGCCGAGGCGATGCATGACGACAAAGGCCAGCGGCTCAAAGTCCCGCACATGGGCTGGAACGAAGTGCACCAGACATCCGAGCACCCGATGTGGGCCGGGATTCCCAACGGCGCGCGCTTCTACTTCGTGCACAGCTACTACGTCGAGGCGGGCGAGCCGGACCTGGTGGCGGGCTTCACCCTTTATCCGTTTGCGTTTACCTCGGCGGTGGCGCGGGATAATATATTCGCCGTGCAATTCCACCCCGAAAAAAGCCAGTCTGCAGGACTGACCCTGTTGGCCAACTTCGTCATGTGGGATGGCAAGGTCAAGCCAACTGCTTGCAGTGCAGACGCCTGCCTGTAATTTCTGATACCTAACTATTTACTAAAACGCCTACCATGCTAGTGATTCCAGCGATTGATTTGAAAGACGGCCAGTGCGTTCGCCTGAAACAGGGCGAAATGGATTCGGCCACGATTTTTTCCGAAAATCCGGCCGAAATGGCGCGGCATTGGGTCTCTCAGGGCGGACGCCGTCTGCACCTGGTAGACCTCAATGGCGCCTTCGCCGGCAAGCCGGTGAACGAGGCCGCCATCCGTGCCATCGTCAAGGAAATGGGCGCGGAAATACCGGTGCAGCTGGGCGGCGGCATCCGCGACCTGGCCACCATCGAACGCTACCTGGACGACGGTATCAGCTATGTCATTCTCGGCACGGCCGCGGTTAAAAACCCCGGTTTTCTGCACGAGGCATGCTACGCCTTCCCCGGCCAGATCATCGTCGGCCTCGATGCCAAGGACGGCAAGGTGGCGGTGGACGGCTGGTCCAAGATGACCGGCCACGACGTGGTGGACCTGGCGAAGAAATTCGAGGATTACGGCGTCAATGCCGTGGTCTACACCGATATCGGGCGCGACGGCATGCTCTCCGGCGTGAATATCGAAGCTACGGTGAATCTGGCCCGGGCCCTGACGATCCCGGTCATCGCCAGCGGCGGCCTGACCGATCTGGAAGATATCCGCAAGCTGTGCGAAGTGGAGTTCGAAGGCATCATGGGCGCCATTACCGGGCGCGCCATTTACCAGGGCACGCTCGATTTCGCCGCAGCGCAGAGCCTCGCCGACGAACTGTCGGGCGAGCTGAGCGTCTAGCATGGGCTTGGCCAAACGCATCATTCCCTGTCTCGATGTCACCGCAGGACGCGTCGTGAAGGGAGTCAATTTCGTCGGGTTGCGCGATGCCGGCGATCCGGTCGAAATCGCCCGCCGTTACGACGAGCAGGGCGCGGACGAACTGACCTTTCTCGACATTACCGCCACGTCCGACGAGCGCGACATCATCGTGCACATCATCGAGGCGGTGGCCGCCCAAGTGTTCATTCCGCTGACCGTGGGCGGCGGTGTGCGCAGCGTCGACGATGTGCGTCGTCTGCTCAACGCCGGC from Sulfurimicrobium lacus carries:
- the hisC gene encoding histidinol-phosphate transaminase, which encodes MSRYWSAVVHGLTPYVPGEQPKLPNLVKLNTNENPYGPSPRALEAMRGEVGENLRLYPDPSADRLRQAVADFYGVTPQQVFVGNGSDEVLAHTFQALLKHEAPLLFPDISYSFYPVYCGLYGIEYQTVALSDKFEIRVDDYFRPNGGIIFPNPNAPTGMALPLADIERLLESNKDSVVVVDEAYVDFGAESAVALVDRYPQLLVIHTLSKSRSLAGLRVGYAIGHPDLIEALIRVKDSFNSYPLDRCAIAGAAAAIEDRAYFESTCARVIATRARLVNELEALGLEVLSSAANFVFARHARRDGAELTARLRERSIIVRHFKSPSRIAPFMRITVGTDGQCDALLHALGEILRG
- the hisA gene encoding 1-(5-phosphoribosyl)-5-[(5-phosphoribosylamino)methylideneamino]imidazole-4-carboxamide isomerase, whose product is MLVIPAIDLKDGQCVRLKQGEMDSATIFSENPAEMARHWVSQGGRRLHLVDLNGAFAGKPVNEAAIRAIVKEMGAEIPVQLGGGIRDLATIERYLDDGISYVILGTAAVKNPGFLHEACYAFPGQIIVGLDAKDGKVAVDGWSKMTGHDVVDLAKKFEDYGVNAVVYTDIGRDGMLSGVNIEATVNLARALTIPVIASGGLTDLEDIRKLCEVEFEGIMGAITGRAIYQGTLDFAAAQSLADELSGELSV
- the hisB gene encoding imidazoleglycerol-phosphate dehydratase HisB, which produces MRTAQVTRNTLETQVSVSLNLDGNGQVKLASGVPFLDHMLDQIARHGLMDLDVSAKGDLHIDAHHTVEDIGITLGQAFAQAIGDKKGVRRYGHAYVPLDEALSRVVLDLSGRPGLVFEVDFTRARIGEFDADLVREFFQGFVNHAGVTLHVDCLRGVNAHHQAETVFKAFGRALRMAVEPDARMAGVMPSTKGSL
- the hisH gene encoding imidazole glycerol phosphate synthase subunit HisH — translated: MGADVAIIDYGMGNLRSVSKAFEHVAPMASVVVTADPEVILGAARVVFPGQGAAPDCMREIEARGLREVITQAARSKPFLGICMGQQVLFEHSEEGDTPCLGILPGRVLRFPAEAMHDDKGQRLKVPHMGWNEVHQTSEHPMWAGIPNGARFYFVHSYYVEAGEPDLVAGFTLYPFAFTSAVARDNIFAVQFHPEKSQSAGLTLLANFVMWDGKVKPTACSADACL